The proteins below come from a single Aspergillus oryzae RIB40 DNA, chromosome 5 genomic window:
- the mmm1 gene encoding ERMES complex subunit MMM1 (predicted protein), with translation MGDDQSLRSTVAENDISANLSFTQGFLLGQLSVVLLIGAFIKFFIFGEAPPPPSRGLSHRASTHRRSNSIYTINPNEGTSRSLREKPSTSNVLRPVPSSATNTRSILRKTYYSAIPTNPSGKHGRHRIHHSSHQPESLDWFNVLIAQTIAQYRQTAYLLKDDPTSSILSSLTAALNNPEKKPSFIDKIAVTDISLGEEFPIFSNCRIIAVDDPNSDGGRLQALLDVDLSDDNLSIAVETSLLLNYPKPCSAILPVALSISVVRFSGTLCISLVPASTPPLHTPSPSPSPPTADGAVNAGTHPTNGSREPTQEAPNAQEESPPKTSPKSNVAFSFLPDYRLDLSVRSLIGSRSRLQDVPKVAQLVEARVHSWFEERVVEPRVQVVGLPDLWPRMGRTGVRTGEDSETGSNAASRSAMSADMGNSLRADDIGREPDGLRFRGLGARPPFDSVSRTSSFNVETGGFRSHSMTREGSGGGMSDDFHMPGTLPGGAAAN, from the exons ATGGGTGATGACCAGTCATTAAGGTCGACAGTGGCTGAAAATGACATTTCAGCAAA TCTATCCTTCACTCAGGGATTTCTTCTCGGACAGCTCTCCGTTGTACTACTGATCGGTGCCTTCATCAAGTTCTTCATATTCGGCGAAGCTCCTCCACCGCCGTCCCGCGGCCTTTCTCACCGCGCCTCAACCCACAGACGCTCCAATTCGATCTACACCATCAACCCCAATGAGGGAACCTCTAGATCACTGAGGGAAAAACCCTCTACGTCCAACGTTCTTCGTCCGGTGCCGTCGTCCGCTACCAACACTCGATCCATTCTTCGGAAAACCTACTACAGTGCTATACCTACGAATCCCTCGGGGAAGCACGGCCGCCATAGAATCCACCATTCCTCCCATCAGCCGGAATCACTGGATTGGTTTAATGTATTGATCGCACAAACTATTGCACAGTACAGGCAAACGGCGTATTTGTTGAAGGATGACCCTACATCCTCGATCCTCAGCTCGCTGACTGCCGCATTGAACAACCCAGAAAAAAAGCCTTCCTTCATAGACAAGATCGCAGTGACAGATATATCCTTAGGCGAAGAGTTCCCAATATTCAGCAATTGCCGCATCATTGCTGTGGACGACCCCAACTCTGACGGTGGAAGGCTTCAGGCATTGTTAGACGTCGACTTGAGTGATGACAATCTCTCTATTGCTGTAGAGACCTCCCTTTTATTGAACTACCCCAAACCTTGCTCAGCCATTCTCCCAGTGGCTCTGTCTATTTCCGTTGTACGATTTTCAGGGACATTGTGCATATCTCTGGTCCCAGCATCCACGCCTCCCCTTCACACACCGTCACCCTCACCGTCACCCCCCACTGCAGATGGGGCTGTCAATGCAGGAACACACCCTACCAATGGGTCAAGAGAGCCTACTCAAGAGGCACCGAACGCACAAGAAGAGTCTCCACCAAAGACCAGCCCGAAAAGCAACGTCgcattttcatttcttcctgaTTATCGACTTGACCTCTCAGTGCGGTCACTTATTGGCTCCCGTAGCAGGCTTCAGGATGTACCCAAAGTCGCTCAATTGGTGGAGGCTCGTGTTCATTCATGGTTCGAGGAACGGGTGGTAGAACCCCGAGTGCAGGTGGTAGGCTTGCCCGATCTCTGGCCTCGCATGGGCCGGACAGGCGTACGGACAGGGGAAGATTCTGAGACTGGCTCTAACGCAGCATCACGGTCCGCTATGTCTGCCGATATGGGGAACTCACTTCGAGCCGATGACATCGGTAGGGAGCCAGACGGGCTGAGATTCCGAGGATTGGGGGCACGGCCACCGTTCGACAGTGTCTCACGAACGAGTAGTTTTAATGTCGAGACAGGTGGATTTCGCAGCCATAGCATGACCCGAGAGGGGAGCGGTGGTGGCATGAGTGATGACTTTCACATGCCCGGCACTTTACCTGGAGGTGCGGCCGCTAACTAA
- a CDS encoding acireductone dioxygenase (Ni2+-requiring) (uncharacterized conserved protein, contains double-stranded beta-helix domain), producing MKAYWYDNKPGDQREPHDSGRPVSKDYLASLGVFYRYCPDIESVNALAKERGYKNRDEVCVSPQTMGDVYESKVKMFFAEHLHEDEEIRYIRDGEGYFDVRGQDDEWVRIQLSKDDLIILPAGIYHRFTTDEKNMSIPTPTGRHILELSAQVLWLQSKRVAC from the exons ATGAAGGCATACTGGTACGACAACAAGCCG GGTGACCAGCGCGAGCCCCATGACTCTGGACGTCCTGTCTCCAAAGACTACCTCGCTTCTCTCGGAGTTTTCTACCGCTACTGCCCTGATATCGAGTCTGTCAATGCTTTGGCCAAGGAGCGCGGATATAAGAACCGCGATGAGGTGTGCGTTTCTCCACAGACCATGGGCGATGTGTACGAGTCGAAGGTGAAGATGTTCTTTGCTGAGCACCTTcacgaggatgaggaaatcCGGTACATCCGCGATGGTGAGGGTTACTTCGATGTGCGCggtcaggatgatgaatgggtCCGTATCCAGCTCAGCAAGGACGACCTAATCATCCTTCCTGCCGGTATCTACCACCGATTCACAACCGACGAGAAGAAC ATGTCGATACCAACCCCCACCGGAAGACATATCTTGGAACTCTCAGCACAAGTGCTGTGGCTGCAAAGTAAACGGGTGGCTTGCTAG
- a CDS encoding DUF1183 domain protein (predicted protein) produces MRCSNAGYDYDEEDVQWTCTASLPQEFKLGSTDVVCEGYRNADDKWVLKGSCGVEYRLLLTELGERKFGRVREETRPRMPLNNNENGMASLGDILFFGLMGAVFLVILVAIYNDCSDSRGNRRGRTPGRGFGGGGGDGGGGGPYPGPPPPYSSCPDSSSFTSAPTGQGWRPGFWTGALGGAAAGYQYGRRNRHEYPSAGRRATSFGRWNDASDPGEGSPRSRSPQFSTPTTSTGFGSTRRR; encoded by the coding sequence ATGCGATGCAGCAATGCTGGCTACGActatgatgaagaagacgtCCAGTGGACCTGTACCGCATCCCTCCCCCAAGAGTTCAAGCTTGGTTCTACAGATGTTGTCTGCGAGGGATACCGAAATGCAGATGACAAGTGGGTACTGAAAGGCAGCTGCGGTGTAGAGTATCGACTATTATTGACAGAACTTGGAGAGCGGAAATTTGGACGTGTACGCGAAGAAACTAGGCCTAGAATGCCGTTGAACAACAATGAGAACGGCATGGCTTCACTAGGAGATATACTCTTTTTTGGGCTCATGGGTGCGGTCTTCTTGGTGATTCTGGTAGCCATATATAATGACTGTTCTGATTCGCGAGGAAACCGAAGAGGCCGCACCCCTGGTCGTGGGTTTGgcggcggaggtggtgatggtggtggtggtggtcccTATCCTGGGCCTCCACCACCCTATAGCAGCTGTCCGGATAGTAGTTCTTTCACATCGGCACCTACTGGGCAAGGCTGGAGACCCGGCTTCTGGACAGGTGCCCTTGGTGGTGCCGCGGCTGGCTATCAGtatgggagaagaaatcgtCACGAATATCCTTCTGCTGGCCGGCGAGCGACTTCCTTCGGCAGATGGAATGATGCAAGTGatcctggagaaggcagcCCGCGGTCCCGTTCTCCTCAGTTCTCTACTCCGACTACAAGTACAGGGTTCGGTTCAACGAGGCGTCGGTGA
- a CDS encoding urease accessory protein UreF (predicted protein) → MITKSSPQALEKEIYDLEYRLQNAKARLALASGQEPDGDSYVPLPQGMRNELQDIAAANADLSLPDTIQLLSSHALFLLSDSALPLGSFAYSSGLESYLAHNKPLPPKVTPTASFNCFLKLSITSMASTSIPYVLAAYRHPEDLETLDNDMDASTPCVVAQRASIAQGRALIGVWERAFRGTYVSGPFLEGVTASEAAKAIEDFSDALKSCSDTADDLGPKGHFAPLWGIVCLAMGMDARQTAYVFMLNHAKAVLSAAVRASVMGPYQAQAILASKGLQDMIIERIDREWDTPVEDAGQVVPPLDLWVGRHELLYSRIFNS, encoded by the coding sequence ATGATCACGAAATCGAGTCCTCAAGCTTTGGAGAAAGAGATCTATGATCTCGAATATCGTCTACAGAATGCCAAAGCTCGTCTAGCGTTGGCCTCCGGCCAGGAGCCTGACGGAGATTCATACGTGCCTCTTCCCCAAGGTATGCGAAATGAGTTGCAGGACATTGCGGCGGCCAATGCTGACCTCTCACTTCCAGACACGATCCAATTACTTTCCAGTCATGCCTTATTCCTGCTATCGGACTCTGCCCTCCCATTGGGTTCATTTGCCTATTCTAGCGGTCTCGAATCTTATCTCGCGCATAAtaaacctcttcctccaaagGTCACACCCACTGCATCCTTTAATTGCTTTTTAAAACTATCGATCACATCAATGGCAAGCACGTCAATACCATACGTTCTTGCGGCATACCGACACCCAGAAGACCTAGAAACATTGGATAATGATATGGATGCCTCAACGCCATGTGTCGTGGCGCAGCGAGCGAGTATCGCGCAAGGGAGGGCTTTGATCGGTGTCTGGGAACGGGCGTTCCGCGGAACGTATGTTTCTGGACCGTTTTTGGAAGGCGTTACTGCTTCCGAGGCGGCCAAAGCCATTGAGGACTTCTCGGACGCTCTCAAGTCGTGTTCTGACACAGCAGATGACTTGGGTCCCAAGGGTCACTTTGCACCCTTATGGGGAATTGTTTGTCTGGCTATGGGCATGGATGCTCGCCAGACAGCATATGTCTTCATGTTGAACCATGCCAAGGCAGTCTTAAGTGCTGCGGTGCGGGCCTCCGTGATGGGGCCATATCAAGCACAGGCTATTTTAGCCAGTAAAGGCCTACAAGATATGATAATAGAACGGATAGACCGAGAGTGGGATACGCCCGTAGAAGATGCGGGTCAAGTGGTACCCCCGTTAGATCTCTGGGTTGGACGGCATGAACTCTTGTACAGCAGGATATTTAATTCATAA
- a CDS encoding transcription factor TFIIIB subunit BDP1 (transcription initiation factor TFIIIB, Bdp1 subunit): MKSFSSSAINKSGKKFAPKAPVRRAAPAPAAAPRRPSVASQVSASQTPQPPTQTATPEPASIAEPSPSLETPAPDAETPNEKDVVPTPPATATVTATATPKAAATAISIPRPKRKPSFSAFTLSQPPNATPAEPTPLLSIEVAPDESGEDRAPVEEPQLSETLVNEEPSLVAETPAEARPSKRQKTNAEPATPALESQRLTGPPQLATPPATQTSTNEETTESRDTTESQPPAEQNRKTTKSRKRKPSKDVNGGDTTTRTRERKPRAARKKREPTPEGSEAVQIAPGIVKMSELCKDLRTGKISKRETELRQMELAELERKQKAQQDADNTEQTPIKENESAATPALETSNSGDQKAQNGPVMRIVNGEIVLDAASLQVDRHADAARNAGELEDVVENHLTRKVNQASFGKRSKTESWDEEMTDLFYRGLRMFGTDFMMISKLFPGRSRRQIKLKFNNEERRAPGRIKDTLLGPREAVDITTYSEMTNTIYDDPRIIQQELDEEKKRIEDQHAKEKQAQEELTNNPDGAAGANHSPEQGTAPVKSKRNSRKQAAKNTSGGNEEILGTIDDFP; this comes from the exons ATGAAGTCCTTTTCGAGTTCTGCAATTA ATAAGTCGGGCAAGAAATTCGCCCCCAAGGCGCCAGTCCGACGCGCTGCTCCAGCTCCGGCTGCAGCCCCTAGAAGACCCAGTGTCGCATCTCAGGTATCGGcttctcaaactcctcaGCCACCAACACAAACTGCAACTCCCGAACCTGCTTCGATTGCTGAgccttccccttctcttgAGACACCAGCTCCAGACGCAGAGACGCCTAATGAAAAGGACGTGGTACCAACACCCCCTGCGACAGCAACCGTCACAGCAACTGCGACGCCCAAGGCCGCCGCTACGGCGATTTCAATTCCTCGCCCAAAGCGAAAGCCTTCATTCTCCGCATTTACTCTTTCACAGCCTCCTAATGCAACCCCTGCTGAGCCCACGCCACTACTTTCCATTGAAGTAGCGCCTGATGAATCGGGGGAAGATCGAGCCCCGGTAGAAGAGCCTCAACTCTCAGAGACACTAGTTAACGAGGAGCCATCTCTGGTTGCTGAAACCCCGGCCGAAGCCCGGCCCTCCAAGCGTCAAAAGACTAATGCCGAACCTGCAACCCCAGCTTTGGAGTCTCAGCGGCTCACCGGGCCTCCTCAGCTAGCTACTCCGCCGGCTACACAGACCTCGACGAATGAGGAGACTACAGAGAGTCGGGATACCACAGAATCGCAGCCTCCCGCGGAACAGAATCGAAAGACAACAAAGTCAAGAAAACGAAAGCCGTCCAAAGATGTTAATGGTGGAGATACCACGACCAGGacgagagaaaggaaacCTCGAGCTGCTCGTAAGAAGCGCGAGCCGACCCCTGAAGGCTCTGAGGCTGTCCAGATTGCGCCTGGTATTGTCAAGATGTCGGAACTGTGCAAGGACTTACGGACCGGAAAGATCTCTAAGCGAGAAACTGAACTGCGCCAGATGGAGTTGGCTGAGCTGGAACGCAAGCAGAAAGCACAACAGGATGCGGATAATACCGAGCAGACCCCCATCAAAGAGAACGAAAGTGCAGCGACGCCAGCACTGGAAACAAGCAATTCAGGCGACCAAAAGGCACAGAACGGACCAGTTATGAGAATCGTGAACGGGGAGATTGTGCTCGATGCGGCATCGCTCCAAGTCGACCGTCATGCGGATGCAGCAAGAAACGCCGgggagctggaggatgttgtAGAAAACCATCTTACCCGAAAAGTCAATCAGGCGTCATTTGGAAAGCGCTCCAAAACCGAATCTTGGGATGAAGAAATGACGGATCTATTTTATCGAGGCTTGCGCATGTTCGGTACTGACTTTATGATGATCAGCAAACTATTTCCGGGGAGGTCCAGGCGCCAGATCAAGTTGAAGTTCAACAATGAAGAGCGCCGAGCCCCGGGACGGATTAAGGACACACTACTTGGACCGCGGGAAGCTGTTGACATTACGACCTACTCGGAGATGACCAACACCATCTATGACGATCCCAGGATCATTCAACAAGAACtagatgaggagaagaaacggaTTGAGGATCAACATGCTAAAGAAAAGCAGGCTCAAGAGGAGCTGACTAACAATCCAGATGGTGCCGCAGGTGCTAATCATTCTCCAGAGCAAGGCACTGCACCTGTCAAGAGCAAACGCAATAGCAGGAAGCAAGCCGCTAAGAATACGAGTGggggaaatgaagaaattTTGGGCACTATTGATGACTTTCCTTGA
- a CDS encoding E3 ubiquitin-protein ligase BRE1 (E3 ubiquitin ligase involved in syntaxin degradation), translating to MPVAEASPVASSEPGFVKMEDRKRAATSDHNDSAPPLKKQATSVNGGSKPHPDADMPWKDDLEVSLGLAGVVGFMSFQGGLRYPSSAEPTTSLTIKDAIWRQMQEYKREKVSLEAKLKDMSKAATRHNEHLRVIDTWYNQVCGSTLIDEVKLLLGAAEDIKGDRPTFQSSLSFDDVDNFEKHLKSRSNDIRDIISRLVKNTPKSPPEICELQSQLAKKLAEEKATIAELDKALSEKQQLEESLEEASLRYMVAEKKLDRARSLTVAKLEKQYILGPQRPGGDSASGQREEQSVSNGATPSAERGPELDEAHNKLVAISEKQKEQLQKLETENANLLSQITDLNIKRSKLTDDDYAHTDLFKQMRSQYDDVVKRINHLEATNVQLREEAVKLRSERTAYRNQVDEETQNVIAEKEAQLIRAETDLARIRNARDELLADQQMRKAAQEQEKTAVLKVQELAEARNAQIASLESEVERLRLQVENAKATQADSSDIPVEELRGKYQVLERQYAMLNTELTSMQTACKKYSTLASQKVTDFSALEEKMARLTAEKSKADQKYFAAMKSKEARDLEVRTLRMQNSKSSDIVSQLKESEAATRSLLANMEKQVSETKEALNSMMNKHHATQQQLAENGIVIEGLKGQINELKTLSTSKDATLASTSSACRQAETEIEGLKATLADTKKSLDNWKNKSLGNSSSEYEMLRTLALCTVCRRNFKNTAIKTCGHVFCKDCVEERLTSRSRKCPNCNRSFGNNDYMHITL from the exons ATGCCGGTCGCCGAAGCATCCCCCGTCGCATCCTCCGAGCCCGGTTTCGTCAAGATGGAAGACCGGAAGAGAGCTGCCACGTCTGATCACAATGATTCGGCACcaccattgaagaagcaagcgACTTCTGTCAATGGTGGTAGCAAGCCTCACCCAGATGCTGATATGCCCTGGAAAGATGACTTGGAGGTGAGTTTAGGATTAGCCGGCGTAGTAGGATTCATGTCATTCCAGGGGGGCCTTAGATATCCCTCGAGCGCAGAGCCCACCACGTCGTTGACTATA AAGGATGCGATATGGCGCCAAATGCAGGAGTACAAGCGTGAGAAGGTCTCCTTGGAGGCCAAATTAAAGGACATGTCGAAAGCCGCTACTCGCCATAACGAACACCTGCGCGTCATCGATACATGGTATAATCAGGTCTGTGGATCAACG TTGATTGATGAGGTCAAATTGCTCCTGGGCGCTGCGGAGGATATCAAGGGAGATCGGCCCACATTTCAAAGTTCTTTATCATTCGACGATGTCGACAATTTTGAGAAACATTTGAAATCGCGGTCTAATGATATACGTGACATCATCTCTCGCCTTGTAAAAAATACGCCAAAATCCCCACCTGAAATATGTGAGTTACAGAGTCAGCTCGCCAAGAAACtagcagaagagaaagctaCTATCGCCGAACTCGACAAAGCTTTATCTGAGAAGCAGCAATTAGAAGAAAGCCTAGAAGAAGCCTCCTTACGGTACATGGTagccgagaagaagttggaccGTGCACGGAGTTTGACGGTCGCCAAACTGGAGAAGCAATATATCCTAGGCCCCCAGCGACCTGGGGGTGACAGTGCGTCCGGTCAACGAGAGGAACAATCGGTATCGAATGGTGCGACACCTAGTGCCGAACGTGGCCCTGAACTAGACGAAGCACATAATAAGCTAGTAGCCATCTCcgaaaagcagaaagaacaACTACAGAAGCTGGAGACCGAGAATGCCAACTTGCTGAGCCAAATTACTGACTTAAATATCAAG CGTTCGAAACTTACCGATGATGATTATGCGCATACGGACCTGTTCAAGCAAATGCGATCTCAATATGATGATGTCGTGAAACGGATAAATCATTTGGAGGCAACTAATGTGCAACTACGCGAAGAAGCCGTGAAACTGCGATCGGAACGCACTGCATACCGCAATCAGGTTGACGAAGAAACGCAAAATGTTATcgctgagaaggaagcgcAGTTGATACGGGCCGAGACGGATTTGGCGCGGATACGGAATGCACGTGATGAATTGTTGGCCGATCAGCAGATGCGGAAGGCTGCtcaggaacaagagaaaacagcTGTTCTGAAGGTCCAGGAACTCGCGGAGGCCAGAAATGCTCAGATTGCTTCTCTAGAGTCGGAGGTTGAACGACTTCGTTTGCAAGTGGAAAACGCAAAAGCCACACAAGCGGATTCCAGCGACATTCCAGTCGAGGAGTTGCGCGGCAAGTACCAGGTACTCGAACGCCAATATGCAATGCTGAACACCGAATTAACCTCCATGCAAACTGCCTGCAAGAAATACTCTACTCTAGCTTCACAGAAAGTTACAGATTTTAGTGCgttggaagagaagatggcgCGCTTGACTGCGGAGAAATCCAAGGCCGACCAGAAATACTTCGCCGCAATGAAGAGCAAGGAGGCCCGTGATTTGGAGGTGCGGACCCTGAGGATGCAGAACTCGAAGAGCTCAGATATTGTTTCGCAGTTGAAGGAATCCGAAGCCGCTACACGTTCATTGTTGGCGAATATGGAGAAGCAAGTTAGTGAGACAAAGGAAGCATTGAACTCTATGATGAACAAGCACCATGCTACACAGCAGCAGCTGGCAGAGAATGGCATCGTCATAGAAGGCTTAAAGGGACAGATTAATGAACtgaagacattgtcaacGTCCAAGGATGCAACTCTGGCAAGCACTTCCAGTGCCTGTCGGCAAGCCGAGACAGAGATCGAAGGGTTGAAGGCAACACTTGCGGATACCAAGAAAAGCCTGGATAAttggaagaacaagagcctGGGAAATTCATCATCGGAATATGAGATGCTGAGG ACACTAGCACTTTGTACCGTTTGTCGCAGGAACTTCAAGAATACCGCAATCAAAACCTGCGGCCACGTTTTCTGCAAAGACTGCGTCGAAGAGCGCCTTACTTCTCGTTCTCGAAAGTGCCCGAATTGCAACCGATCGTTCGGAAATAATGACTATATGCACATTACCCTCTAG